Within the Cupriavidus necator N-1 genome, the region GTGCAGGACCCGGCCACAACACAAGGAGACTAGGATCATGTATCCCGCTTACCTGGAAGACGCGGACCCGGCCATCCTGCGCCAGCCGGTGCTGTATGCCGACATCAACTACGACGTCGGCGAGACCAACGGCCGCTTCTTCGCCGCACTGCGCGACCACGGCAAGATCACCGCGACCCATTGCGCCGCCTGTGCGCGCACCTACGTGCCGCCGCGGCTTTCCTGCCCCGAGTGCTTTGCCGAACTGCACGACTGGGTCGACGTCAGCGACACCGGAACACTGGTGTCCTACACCATTGTGCGCGAGCCCGGGATGCTGCAACCGGTGGCCCGCCCCTATGTCCTGGGGCTGATCCGCCTCGATGGGGCCGACACCGCGCTGGCGCACTACCTCGGCGAGATCGATCCCGCGGCCGTGAAGCCCGGAATGCGCGTGCGCGCAGTGTTGGCCGAAGAGCGCGTGGGAAATATCTTGGACATCCGCTATTTCAAACCGGTCGGCGATAGCGCCTGAACGCGATCCGGCGCGCCAGCGCGCATCGGCCCGGCATCCAGGGTCAGGGCACAAATCCGTGCCCAGCGATCCGGATGCCACGGCCCACATGGCAGATTGCCCGCCATTCATTCCCAACGAAGGCAGCCGCCTACACCAGTGGGAGCTTCCGCAACGCGCAGCACACCCGCGATCTACGTGCGCATGAGCTCATCGTCGGCTGATCGGGTCGACCAAGTTCGCGCCGACGGGCTCCATTGTTGTGGTTGCCGCACCGAGCCTGAAATCGGCTAGCAAATAGGTGGCTGGTGGCTTTTCGCGTGGGTCACGACAGGGGTGTTGCGTGATCGGCTCGGCTTGCGGACGCGCTTTGCCTGGATTCCCGTCACCGTGACGTCTGCCGGCGCCCCCCGGGTCCACTCTTTTCGGGTGGTGCGGTGGTGGGGAGGCGAGTACAGAATGAAATGCATAACAGGACCTGATACGTCGACAGACGTAATCGGGCCTCAGGAGAGAACATATGGCGATCATCGACTTTTTCGACCGGGGCTGGCAGATCGACCCGACTGCAGCAGCGTACGTCATGGACGACGAAGTCTTCACCTTCGACCAGGTGGGTCAGCTTTCATGCCGCATCGCAAACGCATTGCTGGCCGCAGGCATGGGACGCGGCAAGATTGGCGCGGTACTGGCGGGGAACCATCCCACGGCATGGACCTGTACGCTGGGCCTGTGGCGTGCAGGCATGGCATGGATGCCGGTCAACCCGCGTGGCTCTCTGGAAGATAACCAGCAACTGCTGGACGGCTTCGATTGCGAGGTGCTGTTCTTCCAGAAGGCGTTCGCGCCCACGGTCGAGGCAATGCGGCCAAAGCTGGCTAAGGTCAAGCTCTATGTCTGCATCGAAGAGCCCGTGCCGGGTGCGCACGGGCTGCCCGATTGGGTTGCTGGCCAACCGGCGACCAAGCCGCACATCACATACGAGCCGCACGACACGATTGCCGTAATGCCGACCGGCGGCACGACGGGGTTGCCCAAAGGGGTGATGAACACCCATCGAAGCTTCCAGGCCTTCTGTGCGCAGTTCATGATCGCCTGCAGCTACCGCGCAGACGAGAAGATCGTGAACCTCGCTGCGGCGCCGATGACGCATACAGCGGGCGTGCTTTCGCTGCCGTGCACCGCGCGCGGCGGCACGGTGGTGGTGCTGACCAAGCCGGATCCCGCAGCTCTGGTTGATGTCATCGAGAAGCATCGCGTCACTGAGTTCTTCCTGCCGCCCACGGTGATCTACCGGCTGCTCGACACGCCTGGCATCGAACAGCGCGACTACACATCGCTGAAATACTTCATCTGCGGTGCGGCGCCCATGTCGGCAGAGAAGCTGCGCCGCGCCATTGCGGTATTCGGGCCCGTGATGATGGAAGCCTATGGACAAACCGAAGCGCCTGGCTCAATCGCCATCAAGCGACC harbors:
- a CDS encoding Zn-ribbon domain-containing OB-fold protein; the protein is MYPAYLEDADPAILRQPVLYADINYDVGETNGRFFAALRDHGKITATHCAACARTYVPPRLSCPECFAELHDWVDVSDTGTLVSYTIVREPGMLQPVARPYVLGLIRLDGADTALAHYLGEIDPAAVKPGMRVRAVLAEERVGNILDIRYFKPVGDSA
- a CDS encoding class I adenylate-forming enzyme family protein → MAIIDFFDRGWQIDPTAAAYVMDDEVFTFDQVGQLSCRIANALLAAGMGRGKIGAVLAGNHPTAWTCTLGLWRAGMAWMPVNPRGSLEDNQQLLDGFDCEVLFFQKAFAPTVEAMRPKLAKVKLYVCIEEPVPGAHGLPDWVAGQPATKPHITYEPHDTIAVMPTGGTTGLPKGVMNTHRSFQAFCAQFMIACSYRADEKIVNLAAAPMTHTAGVLSLPCTARGGTVVVLTKPDPAALVDVIEKHRVTEFFLPPTVIYRLLDTPGIEQRDYTSLKYFICGAAPMSAEKLRRAIAVFGPVMMEAYGQTEAPGSIAIKRPEENFIDGEIADDARLLSCGRPSPLVHVAIMNERNEPLATGETGEICVRGDLVMKGYYSAPEKTAEAIIDGWLHTGDVGHIDGNGYLRITDRKKDMVITGGFNVYPSEVEQVIWGHPAVQDCAVIGVPDATWGEAVKAVVELNPGMQVSGDELIALCKERLGSVKAPKSIDFVESLPRSPNGKVLKKDLRTPYWAAQNRSI